One region of Streptomyces sp. NBC_00442 genomic DNA includes:
- a CDS encoding cysteine desulfurase produces MTQLPGLLTQSALLDEAIRKDFPLLDRVVHDGKKIVYLDSAATSQKPRQVLDALNEYYEQHNANVHRGVYLVAEEATALYEGARDKVARFINAPSRDEVIFTKNASESLNLVANMLGWADEPYRVDSETEIVITEMEHHSNIVPWQLLAQRTGAKLKWFGLTDDGRLDLSNIDEIITEKTKIVSFTLVSNLLGTQNPVEAIVRRAQQVGALVCIDASQAAPHMPLDVQALQADFVAFTGHKMCGPTGIGVLWGRQELLEDLPPFLGGGEMIETVSMHSSTYAPAPHKFEAGTPPIAQAVGLGAAVDYLSAIGMDKIAAHEHAITEYAVKRLLEVPDLRIIGPTTAEDRGAAISFTLGDIHPHDVGQVLDEEGIAVRVGHHCARPVCLRYGIPATTRASFYLYSTPAEVDALVDGLEHVRNFFG; encoded by the coding sequence GTGACACAGCTGCCGGGCCTCCTCACCCAGTCCGCTCTCCTGGACGAGGCGATCCGCAAGGACTTCCCCTTGCTGGACCGTGTGGTCCACGACGGGAAGAAGATCGTCTACCTCGACAGCGCTGCGACCTCGCAGAAGCCGCGCCAGGTGCTCGACGCTCTCAACGAGTACTACGAGCAGCACAACGCCAACGTGCACCGTGGCGTGTACCTGGTCGCCGAGGAGGCCACGGCGCTGTACGAGGGCGCCCGTGACAAGGTCGCCCGGTTCATCAACGCGCCGAGCCGCGACGAGGTCATCTTCACCAAGAACGCCTCGGAGTCGCTCAACCTCGTCGCCAACATGCTGGGCTGGGCCGACGAGCCCTACCGCGTGGACAGCGAGACCGAGATCGTCATCACGGAGATGGAGCACCACTCCAACATCGTGCCGTGGCAGCTGCTCGCGCAGCGCACCGGCGCGAAGCTGAAGTGGTTCGGCCTGACCGACGACGGCCGCCTCGACCTGTCGAACATCGACGAGATCATCACGGAGAAGACGAAGATCGTCTCCTTCACGCTGGTCTCCAACCTGCTCGGCACCCAGAACCCGGTCGAGGCGATCGTCCGCCGCGCGCAGCAGGTCGGCGCGCTGGTCTGCATCGACGCCTCGCAGGCCGCCCCGCACATGCCGCTCGACGTGCAGGCCCTCCAGGCCGACTTCGTGGCCTTCACCGGCCACAAGATGTGCGGGCCGACCGGCATCGGCGTCCTGTGGGGCCGCCAGGAGCTCCTGGAGGACCTGCCGCCGTTCCTGGGCGGCGGCGAGATGATCGAGACGGTCTCGATGCACTCCTCCACCTACGCTCCCGCGCCGCACAAGTTCGAGGCGGGCACGCCCCCGATCGCGCAGGCCGTGGGCCTCGGCGCGGCCGTGGACTACCTGTCGGCCATCGGCATGGACAAGATCGCCGCGCATGAGCACGCGATCACGGAGTACGCAGTCAAGCGCCTCCTCGAGGTGCCCGACCTGCGGATCATCGGCCCCACCACGGCCGAGGACCGCGGCGCCGCGATCTCCTTCACGCTCGGCGACATCCACCCGCACGACGTGGGCCAGGTCCTCGACGAGGAGGGCATCGCCGTCCGCGTCGGCCACCACTGCGCGCGCCCGGTCTGCCTCCGCTACGGAATTCCCGCGACCACGCGAGCGTCTTTCTATCTGTACTCCACGCCCGCCGAGGTCGACGCCCTGGTGGACGGTCTGGAGCACGTACGAAACTTCTTCGGCTAG
- the sufU gene encoding Fe-S cluster assembly sulfur transfer protein SufU gives MKLDSMYQDVILDHYKHPHGRGLRDGDAEVHHVNPTCGDEITLRVKYDGARIEDVSYEGHGCSISQASASVLNDLLVGKELADAQRIQETFLELMQSKGQLEPDDAMEEILEDAVAFAGVSKYPARVKCALLSWMAWKDATAQALGDVAERKTA, from the coding sequence GTGAAGCTTGATTCGATGTACCAGGACGTCATCCTGGACCACTACAAGCACCCGCACGGCCGGGGCTTGCGGGACGGTGACGCCGAGGTGCACCACGTGAACCCGACGTGCGGCGACGAGATCACCCTGCGGGTGAAGTACGACGGCGCGCGCATCGAGGACGTCTCGTACGAGGGCCACGGCTGCTCCATCAGCCAGGCCAGCGCCTCGGTCCTCAACGACCTCCTGGTCGGCAAGGAACTGGCCGACGCGCAGCGGATCCAGGAGACCTTCCTGGAGCTGATGCAGTCCAAGGGCCAGCTGGAGCCCGACGACGCGATGGAGGAGATCCTGGAGGACGCGGTGGCATTCGCCGGCGTCTCCAAGTACCCCGCCCGAGTGAAGTGTGCTCTGCTGAGCTGGATGGCGTGGAAGGACGCGACGGCCCAGGCTCTGGGCGACGTCGCCGAAAGGAAGACGGCATGA
- a CDS encoding metal-sulfur cluster assembly factor: MTENAEAAIKPATEEEIREALYDVVDPELGIDVVNLGLIYGIHIDDSNVVTLDMTLTSAACPLTDVIEDQAKSATDGLASELKINWVWMPPWGPDKITDDGREQLRALGFNV, from the coding sequence ATGACCGAGAACGCGGAGGCGGCCATCAAGCCGGCGACCGAAGAAGAGATCCGCGAGGCGCTGTACGACGTCGTCGACCCCGAGCTGGGCATCGACGTCGTCAACCTCGGCCTGATCTACGGCATCCACATCGACGACTCCAACGTCGTCACGCTGGACATGACCCTGACGTCGGCGGCCTGCCCGCTGACCGACGTGATCGAGGACCAGGCGAAGTCCGCGACCGACGGCCTCGCCAGCGAGCTGAAGATCAACTGGGTCTGGATGCCGCCGTGGGGCCCCGACAAGATCACCGACGACGGCCGCGAGCAGCTGCGCGCCCTGGGCTTCAACGT